The DNA window CGAGCTCAGCGGCACCCACCTCGGCCTGCACGAGGCCATCAGGACCGTACGCAAGGGCGGCCGGGTCGTGGCCGCCGGGTTCTACCAGGGCGACGGCGTCGGGCTGCGGCTCGGCGAGGAGTTCCACCACAACCAGGTCCAGCTCGTCTCCTCCCAGATCGGCGGCGTCGCCTCCTGGCTCAGCCACCGCTGGGACGTCGAACGTCTCCAGCGCACCTTCATGGAGCTCGTGCACCGCGGCGAGGTCGAGGTCGCCGAGCTGATCACCCACGTCGTCCCCGTCGAGCGGGCGGCCGAGGCGTTCGACCTGCTCGACAAGCACCAGTCCGAGGTGCTCCAGCTCGTCTTCCGATTCGAGGAGTGACCGTGAAGCTCGCCGTCCAGGAGCAGCTCGTGCCCGGCCGCTCGCTGCAGGAGAAGTTCGCCTTCGCCGTCGAGGCCGGCTTCGACGCGATCGAGCTGCGCGGCAAGGGCGACTTCCACTTCGCCGGCCGCCTCACCGAGCTCAAGCGGGCGCTGGCCGACGGCGTCGTCATGCCGACCGTCTGCGTGGACATGCCGCACTTCATCGGCGACTTCGACCCCGCCAAGCGCAAGGACGCGATCCAGCAGCTCCGCTCGCAGCTGACCGTCATCGGCGAGCTGGGCGGCATCGGCGTCATGACCCCCGCCTCCTGGGGCCAGTTCTCGCTCCGGCTGCCGCCGTTCGAGCCGCCGCGCAGCGCCGAGGAGGACCGCGAGGTGCTGGCCGAGGCGCTCGGCGTCCTCGGCGAGCACGCGCAGCGCAACGGCGTCCTGATCATGCTCGAACCGCTCAACCGGTACGAGAACCACATGGTCAACACCCTCGCCGACGCGGTCTCGTACTGCGCGATGGACTCCATCAGGGTCGTCGGCGACACCTACCACATGAACATCGAGGAGGACGACCCCTGCCGCGCGCTGGCCGAGGCCGCCCCCTATCTCGCCCACATGCAGATCAGCGAGTCCAACCGGAACCAGCCCGGCACCGGCCACCTCGACTGGGGCGCCCAGCTCGCCACCCTCGACGCCTACGGCTACGACGGCTACCTCGCGCTCGAATGCCGCCTGCGCGGCGAGCCCGAGGTCGTGCTCCCGCAGACCGCGGCGTTCGTCCGGAAGTTCCTGTGATCCCGCGCGAGGCCGTGCGCGTCCTGGTGTCGAACTGGGACGGCAACCACACGGTCCCCTCCCGCCGCCTCTACCCCCACCAGTGGAGCTGGGACTCCGCCTTCATCGCCATCGGCCATTCCCGCTGGTCGCCGCGGCGCGGACGCGCCGAGCTGCTCAGCCTCC is part of the Nonomuraea coxensis DSM 45129 genome and encodes:
- a CDS encoding sugar phosphate isomerase/epimerase family protein, with translation MKLAVQEQLVPGRSLQEKFAFAVEAGFDAIELRGKGDFHFAGRLTELKRALADGVVMPTVCVDMPHFIGDFDPAKRKDAIQQLRSQLTVIGELGGIGVMTPASWGQFSLRLPPFEPPRSAEEDREVLAEALGVLGEHAQRNGVLIMLEPLNRYENHMVNTLADAVSYCAMDSIRVVGDTYHMNIEEDDPCRALAEAAPYLAHMQISESNRNQPGTGHLDWGAQLATLDAYGYDGYLALECRLRGEPEVVLPQTAAFVRKFL